The region CGCGTTACTTGTTAGGGACAGTATGACAAATGCTGAGTCTTTCCTTAATCATATACGAGTTTGTCTAATATCAAATTGAATTAGTGATTATTGTgcgatgttttttttaaattgcaatCACTCTTCATAAGTAGTATTTTAATAACAACAGTTCTGCGTTATAAAATCATGtaaataatacatgtatacatatattgctTGCCAACTTCATATGAGGCCTGATCGTTTGATATGAAAAacagtttgttttttaaaatgaaaattaaaccaTAATAACTACAAATTAATTAATGTATTCATTAGCTTGGTGAAAACGTTGTTTGTTAGTATGTTAATTTCATAGTAGTTGATCGATAATTGACTTctctgcaaaaaaatattatgtatgtacaaataCATACGCATTTGAATGCGCATGTAAAGATCCTAAAATGGAATTTCCTTATTCATATAACCATTATTTTTAGTATGAAATGAATTGATACTTTTCTACACTCGTTTATGGTCTTACACCAAAACTCTCAATTCATACGTAGCACTAGAATActcataatatgtataatcattCCATATAGTAACATTCATGAAACAATTGATGAAGTATATTGGAACCCATGATACAAGCGTCTTGGCAAAATTGGCTGGACTAGAAGTTTCACAGAAGCGTAAATTAATATTCTACATGCaaataatacataatttttcgatacacTGGTCAGATCTTGACACTTGAGACAAATGACTTGATTGTCAATAGGTCTCTATTTTTAATGTGCTTTACATttaaagttttcatttttttgatcaattatttttttatttatacacccACAAGAAATATTATAGTACACAGTTTCGCATGCTTTTAATGACTAAATATGTGTTGTGCGATGATAACTACGCTTTTCAGCCATCAAGACACATGTATGTGTTGATACTTATGATATCAATTGTGACAAGGACGAACTAATCGTTGTGTCATAAACAATTTACACACTACGTATTTAGAGAGACATTGTAAAAACATAAAGTACACACAGGATCAATGTACTTCTTACAGAATAACTAACGTGAGCCAAAGGTGTATGAAGTAATTTACAGCTATTATGTGATTGGAAATATCAGTGCACAGTATAACGATCCAATAATATTCGAGAAATGATCGAATAACGCACATAAAGCTTACCATTCTTCAAAACATGGATGTAAgagttgaaaatatgaaaccgATGTCCGTAACACAGACCAGCCAATCAAACAGAAAGTAACAGTAATACATACTGATAATGTGAAAAGGACTGCAACAGCGATGTTATTAAGTTCTAAAACGCCTCCTAGAGCCTAGTTACAACACTGTTGCGGAAATTTGCACAATGCAAGTACGCAGCTGTGACTTTGTGTTTAGTGGTGAATAACATTTATTGAACAATAATGAAGTGCAGCCATAAGTTCTGTTAAAACCTGTGTTAGCAAGACAACAAGCAACTATCTGAAACAGtaagattttcaattattacaattattattaccaatttttttttctcaaattgctTGCAAAGCGTATTTTAAAACTGGGTTCATATATGAAGCCCACACAATGTTTGCCTTAATCTATAATACGCCATAATTAATCTAATATTAACGCTGTTTTGTTTATATCAGAAGATTACATCACGCATGTCACATGCTAGATTTCAAcgaagtaaataaatttgaatgcCAAATTCATGGCgtatcaaaatcaaattttttcttttggtgTAAAGAACTTAGTCAGTTTGTGGTCTTTAATTATCATCATGATTTCAGTACCAACCTTTATCACAATTCACCTCATTACTTACTTCGGTAAACAAAGGAAAATATTAAATGACACAAgatatatacaaattattacagcaaaatatattaaaaataaaaagtcatTGTAGACTACTTTatgcagtaaaaaaaaaaaaaaaaaaaccgcccTATTATCATCTTTTTTGAGCAATTCTATGAATTGTGAGATACCACAATGTACTCGCGAAAAGCATAAAAACTGTCAGCTTTTTCTCTAGAAGTCTTTTATCGCATAAAGGGGCCTGTTTTATATTTGCTTTTGGTATGtgatacaattatttatacaggTCGAGCGATACAAAATGATACAGTTATGTTGACGGGATACAATTTGGTTAACGTTaattatttgcaaaaatatcGAAGTTATTTACATACACTGCCAATCAATATCAATACACTGGCCGGCAGTGTACATAGCTATATTTTAATGTTGGTAAAGCCGTGTATCTTCAGCTTTCGTGCAATGCTGTATATAGCCTCATCCTGtatatataatcataaaaTGTTTCGCAAGTAATGGCACAAGGCGAGCAAATAGCGCTTCAAGAACAATAAGCAATGTATCACCAATCAAGatactttatgaattttcttatTGAAATGCGTACTAATAATAAGGCATCTCTGCACAAATCAGACCATGACTCGGAATTTCAATTAGTTTAGATTTACCAATAATGGTAGAATTAAGTGGGCAAATTGTTTAGAACTGGTTTGGAATCACCAACAAATgttacaaaataatataaaaattaaaccgGCAACAACAGTAGTTGTGATAAAACTTGTAAGAAGATTCAATACAATTACTAGTCATATAGATATAAGGAGAAATGTAGCTGCATCTAGTGCCGAGCTGAGACTCGTTTTATCATATTCAACTTGTATCGCGGCTTATTTAGagtcaaaattcaaacacgACACTAGTAAGTAAACGCTAATTGCAAAGGCTATTAACTGAAAGAATTTGTTACACAGCGAGTATAGAGATCAATTGATCATCAAGAAAAAACTGtagtacttttttttcgtcccagtcTACATTAGCGATTTTAaatggaatttgaaaactcTCTTTGTTTTAATTCAAGTTCTAGGAATGTGTTTAGATACACAATTTGCTCCTTGCTTACCATCCAATCTTATCAAGTCActtaatcattattatttcaacataGTAACTCTCTTTGGTACTACAGATTAACTATAAAAACAAGTGAAACGGCGTATCAAAATCTGATAACTCCAATAGTGATAACGTAATAACAATGCCAATAATCTTCACACGAGATATACCGTATTAGCTATCCAATATCCTTATACATATTGATAATTGTCTTTTGCCGCAAGCAAAGGTAATTTTTCTATGCTCTGCTTGAGATCAAAGCTGTGCAACCAGTCTGAGCTCGGCTTTGCTTTAACACCACAGAAGCTTAACCCACAAAAATCAGCAGCGTTCTGTATTGCCCCTCTGTGAAAGGGATTACCTTGCTTGAAGTGTTTGTAACGACCTGCGTTCATACGTTCATTGGTCGTCATACCCAGGACCATGATCTAAGGATAAAAATGAACTCATTCAACATTTCCTTTACGAAATCCAAGTACACAATACAAGTAtggttcaaaaaattaatggaaaaaACCTTAAGAAATGGAATTATTTACCTGGTAGCACTGACAAGCCAACAACGTTCCTACCCAAAAAGAATGAAGTGCTGTATTTGCAGATACCCAAGCTACCCACGCGTCGCAAGTAGCTGCTGATACCAAGTAATTATCTGGACTATGGCCATTTGTGAGATTACTCCAACACTCAAACTGCCAGTATTGTACGCTTGCTGACAAAACTACAATACACAAGGCTAGTAGAGATGCCAAGAATCCAAGGAAATATTTATGATTGTTTGCTCCtaaggatgaaattttttaatggaaACAACGTGTAATAtgaagaattttgaaacttaGGTAAACTCCATCGTACACGTACCAATGCAGTTATTCACCCAAGGACAGTGGTGGTCGAATCGAGCAACACAGCGATCACAAGAAGAACAATGCTTTGAGCGCATCGGTCTTCTAACCAAGCAACTACTGCAAAACCATTGCGGTTCAAAACCACCAGATTCTGCCAACGCAATAATTGTCTGAAATATGTATAACTTACAACTTAGGCTTGTAGAAAAAAAGTACTTTTTATATTAATGACATGGAagttcgtttgaaaaaattcttctagCCTGATAAAATGAACTAGCTATTCATATGTTGAGTATAAGTTTTCAAGTGAATTTCGCACGTGCAAACATCAAACATATTCAGTACATACATTTAATTTGTCTTCATGCGTTGCTGTAATCACTCCTGGATTTCCCCTCcatgattttaaaaagcaTGTCCACAAAGGTACGGATCCAACAACTAACATGAACCACAGATACCAGGCTGCATGTACTCCCAGCCAAAATATCCATGTTATATATATCCACATCTGTAATTTGTTAGAAATATCTCTGAACTTACATTCTTTAAATAGTCGACTGGTCAAAGATTTGTATtctaatttatatatttgatGACTTTTTGATTACTATATAAATATTCACCTTTGTAGCCAGGTATATTGACATGGgcaaaatgtgaaaaagacGTTCGTCAAACAGAAAGTGATTCGCCAAGTAGACGGCTATGTAGATGGTGAGGAAGGCACCTAATTTTGCTAAATAATCAAATCCACTTTGGAGGACTAATCCGATGATGTAAAACACGAAGAACGGAGTGCTGACCATACAATACCATCTCACTCTCTGAAAAtcatgataaaataataattttaggCATTATTAGGTTTTTAATAATATGAAACTAATGTACCTCGTTccatataaattattaatttacaactattattgtaatttactAAGCactgaggaaaaaatttcataactgTTATCAAGTTGTCATAATACATCGAGAATTATTAGGCAACGGTTTTTATCAATGATACTTCAAGGATTATTAGACTGGTATAAAAAGAATGGTTCAAAATTGTAATCGAGTTTCATGCAATGTAGGTGTCATTCAACAAGAGCATATTACAATACAATCGATATCGATCACTTAGAGTTCATCAATTTTCCCTGTGGTCCTCTCCTTCTACAAATAAAATCATTCACATGACAATAATTCACTGTAATTGAAAGAGGGAAACAAATTTAGTCTAATTGAGAGTATAATATTACTACGATATATCACATATAGTTATAGCTCACGATGCTTATTCCAACAATTATTCACTGTGCTACGTATATCAATAACCACCCAACTATTAATTAAAGCTTGTTTAAGTTCTATGTTACCATAAAGTGGCttgtacaaataaaatatctttgaCTGTTTCATTGGCCGTACTTTTCCACGTGGTGCGAATGGATTATCAAACTGTTATACCTTGTCTCTGCACCATGCTCTTGTGCGTCCTTGTTTCTCCTTAATTTCTTGACTTATCTTATGACCCAGCCACACTGCTCCTATATGTGGACTCAACAAGCTTTGAGGTGTTTCATTTTGAAAGTTGGGAACATCTAACGATGCCCCACTGTGAACTAACGTTGATATGGCAGTGTTGTTCTTTGCTATAATGGCCCAATGCAAGGCTGTATTACCATGGAGGTTGTCTGTGAGTGAATTTGATGCACCCAGGGTTAATAACAATCGGGTTGGATCTAGACTGtaagatataattattgaatgaTCATCCTGTCGTTACATACAGGATGTTGTAAAGCATTTTGAGCGTGTACCTTGTAAATGTacattttattatcaataagAAATCTACAATCTTCAGATTTACATACCTATTCACTTTATATGCACTCCACATTAACGGAGTCATGGCGCTTCTATCAGGCATATTTGGATTAACTCCTTTTGCGACTAGATATGCAACGATAGCTGTATGACCGAACTGAGCTGCCAAATGAATGCATGAAAATCCTTCCGAGTCTCTCAAAGAAGGATCAGCACCTGCTCTTAGCAATAATACGACCGTTGGTAGGTGTCCTtgcctaaaaatttttatatagtATTGAGTGAAAACTATTAAATGAATGAGATTACTTTCTACTTTTCAGAATGTTGTTGATCAAAAACCAACCTTGTGGCCCAATGAAGCGGAGTCGAGGCTAATTCTCCACCGATTGCATCGACGATAGCGCCTTTGGCAATAAGATATTTGACAATTTCCTTCCGATTGTTGATCGATGCCCAATGCAAGAGAGTAACAGTCTCCGAATCTGGTTGATTCACATTTGCCCCAGCTTCAACTAATTCAGTAACTCGCTCCAAGGCGCCATACTGTGTTGAATGTTATTATAATAGTCAGATATATTGATAAACATTCTCAAGTGgtttaatattttatcaagtatataagtatatattatattcttgGCTATCGAAATAAACAGAACATCTGACTGAATTTTGATAATCTCTCTAATGATTGACTAACAATGCACATTTTTATACGTCAATTATACAAGTGACTGGTTACCTGTGTAGCTCTGACAATGTCGTACGCGCTACAATCCTGAGTAGCAGGACGCGTTGGCTCCTGTTGTATACTACTTGGATCTTCCGGTTCACCACTGCCTTCGCCCTGACAGGCAGTTTGCATTTGTAGGGCATACatgctgaattttttgtataatacTCAGAACGAAATACACGTGATTAGTTACGTAGTTGAACGAAACCTCAAGTCACAATCACTGCACATTCTTGAATTGAATTATCTACAAAAGCACCACTGTATAAGACAAATCACAGGTTATGTGGCTCACTCGGCGGTGTTAAAATGACGGTGacgaattgatttttctgacatACAATCAATACAGTGGATGGATTCGAGTTAGAGAATTCTCACTTTACGAGTCAAGAGATCCCCTTCGAAGATCGTCCGTAGTCAGTAATCCCGATTCGCAATGTTAGATACAAAACCAAGTTCACGACAACACTTGACTGCCGAAGGGTGGGGCGCCGGTATGTGGAACGCCAACTTCGCGTCCCGATGACAGGATTGATACTCGGCCGATTTTCTCGTCGACCAAAGCCCGGGTTTGCTGTTTGCAGAAGATTCACTACTCGGACTTTCGGAGCGGTCGCGAGATAACGCTTATTGAGTAATCGTTAATAACAACATTACAACAGGGTGCTGACTGATTTTACTTTGGTGATAATGATAATCGAAACCGTCACGTGCATTGGACTCTTAAATTTATCATGTTATTAAATGACGTAGAAAACCGAGTATGAAACTTACGCACCGCGGCCGGTCTACTTTATATCAGATGCAACTAAAAGTAGTCCTCCCACTGTTGGAGATACCAAGCGTTGATATATATTGCCCTCCGGCTTGAACTCGAGGCAGTCTCACTAGATTGACAGAAAATACATGTCTTCGCCAGACACTCTCTGTAGATCTCTGGTTTTCAACGCCCATTCGGGACACTTCGGAACTCTTATGGGAATCCATCTCTGCTCTCAAAAAGTATAATGAGCTATGTGATGGTTCACGATGGTTCTGGGAGCTGAAAATATATTGCATCGCGCGGTTACTTAGAGTATCTCATCAGTTAACGTCAACGGTCAACGTGGTAGCCGACATATCGTAACCGATAGACGACTGACGTACCGACGCTTAAAAATTTCCGTCGGAGAAAAATAACGTTTTCTCCGTTAGCCTCGTGGAAGTACTTTGAGTGAATACGGCGAGCATTGAAACGAATATCCATTCTGTCTGACTCGCAGACGTTGGAGAACCCGGTAGACTATGCGCAATCGAATGCCTTCGAAGGATGACGTCCATATAGCGCCTTAACAGATTTGTTCTGGCATTTTGCAAACTCGTCAAAAAAGAGACGAAAAAACTGCAGAGGCCTGATTTTTGTCTTCCATTTTGGGGCGGAAAGATTTTCAGCTCGAAATCGATTACGACGCAGCTCTCTAGACCAATTGGAACCCCAaaaactcaggaaacgcagcgaaaggtcCGTAGGACAAGCAGCAGAAGAAGAAGGCAGTAAGTCTTCGGGTTTTCGGCTGTTATTCTTattccgttgatcgcagcgtattgggactgcgcccaatcgatttccctcgcgaaattacgtcggaatagtgccagaaagacttgatttcagcacttttcaaaatcacgaaaattttcgccaaaaatacaaaggggttaaccttcctttttttttcaccaaaaaatttttcgtctcagaattgattcgtatgactctttccccatcaattggaccaccaggaactcagaaaacacagcaaaaatagcgtgggatcaacaggagagaagttacgaaggaaaatgcacctgctgaaaaatgtcgaaaacacaggttct is a window of Neodiprion fabricii isolate iyNeoFabr1 chromosome 6, iyNeoFabr1.1, whole genome shotgun sequence DNA encoding:
- the LOC124185686 gene encoding palmitoyltransferase Hip14; amino-acid sequence: MYALQMQTACQGEGSGEPEDPSSIQQEPTRPATQDCSAYDIVRATQYGALERVTELVEAGANVNQPDSETVTLLHWASINNRKEIVKYLIAKGAIVDAIGGELASTPLHWATRQGHLPTVVLLLRAGADPSLRDSEGFSCIHLAAQFGHTAIVAYLVAKGVNPNMPDRSAMTPLMWSAYKVNSLDPTRLLLTLGASNSLTDNLHGNTALHWAIIAKNNTAISTLVHSGASLDVPNFQNETPQSLLSPHIGAVWLGHKISQEIKEKQGRTRAWCRDKRVRWYCMVSTPFFVFYIIGLVLQSGFDYLAKLGAFLTIYIAVYLANHFLFDERLFHILPMSIYLATKMWIYITWIFWLGVHAAWYLWFMLVVGSVPLWTCFLKSWRGNPGVITATHEDKLNTIIALAESGGFEPQWFCSSCLVRRPMRSKHCSSCDRCVARFDHHCPWVNNCIGANNHKYFLGFLASLLALCIVVLSASVQYWQFECWSNLTNGHSPDNYLVSAATCDAWVAWVSANTALHSFWVGTLLACQCYQIMVLGMTTNERMNAGRYKHFKQGNPFHRGAIQNAADFCGLSFCGVKAKPSSDWLHSFDLKQSIEKLPLLAAKDNYQYV